One part of the Coriobacteriia bacterium genome encodes these proteins:
- a CDS encoding AbrB/MazE/SpoVT family DNA-binding domain-containing protein, protein MIGVSEYVRIGKRGTVVIPAQARRRYGLDEGTMLVMEESPQGLLLKPAHAYEVEIYTPERTAEFMLNNAVSATEFDAALVEVRAMGIDPESLSHQPRPAS, encoded by the coding sequence GTGATCGGGGTGTCCGAGTACGTCCGCATCGGCAAACGCGGGACGGTCGTCATCCCCGCGCAGGCGCGCCGTCGCTACGGTCTCGACGAGGGTACGATGCTCGTCATGGAGGAGTCTCCCCAGGGGCTGCTCCTGAAGCCGGCCCACGCCTACGAGGTCGAGATCTACACGCCCGAGCGCACGGCCGAGTTCATGCTGAACAACGCGGTGAGCGCGACCGAGTTCGACGCGGCGCTCGTCGAGGTGCGCGCGATGGGGATCGACCCGGAGTCGCTGTCGCACCAGCCGCGCCCGGCGTCGTAG
- a CDS encoding energy-coupling factor transporter transmembrane protein EcfT translates to MRVTAVDAVAVGGRSWLHRASPRAKVAAFALVLVAVVASRNVLVVVAAGTALAAVAVSARLPGRIVGPLAAYPAVFALAFAFAAAPDVLTAALFVAKAATAALAAVVLMSSTPYPQVFALVQPAVPEVVGDALLMTYRSLFLLADEFAAVLRAVRLRSGLRAWHPLRSARASVQSLGALVLYALDLAEREYDVMRLRGYERRLRVALPPADSPTVDAALVVGAVAVLAVAAAWRLAWSMLGPYSWLPPLVALACLATAAVMGRRRP, encoded by the coding sequence ATGCGCGTGACCGCGGTCGACGCCGTCGCCGTGGGTGGCCGGTCCTGGCTACACCGCGCCTCGCCGCGCGCCAAGGTCGCCGCCTTCGCGCTCGTGCTCGTCGCGGTGGTCGCCAGCCGCAACGTGCTGGTGGTCGTCGCCGCGGGCACCGCGCTCGCCGCCGTGGCCGTCTCCGCGCGGCTCCCCGGCCGCATCGTCGGGCCCCTCGCCGCATACCCCGCGGTCTTCGCGCTGGCCTTCGCCTTCGCCGCCGCGCCGGACGTCCTCACCGCCGCGCTCTTCGTCGCCAAAGCCGCGACGGCGGCGCTCGCGGCGGTCGTCCTCATGTCGTCGACGCCATACCCGCAGGTCTTCGCGCTCGTCCAGCCGGCCGTGCCGGAGGTCGTCGGTGACGCGTTGCTGATGACGTACCGGTCGCTGTTCCTGCTCGCCGACGAGTTCGCGGCCGTGCTGCGCGCTGTCCGCCTCCGGTCGGGCCTGCGCGCCTGGCATCCACTGCGTTCGGCTCGCGCGAGCGTCCAGTCGCTCGGCGCGCTCGTGCTCTACGCACTCGACCTCGCGGAACGCGAGTACGACGTGATGCGCCTGCGCGGTTACGAGCGCCGGCTGCGCGTCGCGCTCCCGCCCGCGGACTCGCCCACAGTCGACGCCGCACTCGTCGTCGGCGCCGTCGCGGTGCTCGCCGTCGCCGCCGCTTGGCGGCTGGCCTGGTCGATGCTCGGCCCGTACAGCTGGCTGCCACCGCTCGTCGCGCTCGCATGCCTCGCTACCGCCGCCGTCATGGGAAGGAGACGCCCGTGA
- a CDS encoding selenium metabolism-associated LysR family transcriptional regulator, with protein sequence MNIPQLRAFVSVVEHGSFSGAARVTGVSQPAVTMQVQGLEADLGAALLERRYRRVELTEAGRLLLPHARKVLDEIEAAREAIVDLAGTVSGHLVIAASTTPGQYVLPKLLGAFLRDHPDVSVELRVMDTAAVVRAVEEGEAQLGMVGARMPGERVAYEERGSDDLVLICPPGDELATTEGVKLSALAEEPFVVREQGSGTRIASEDALRRAGLDPGELRVVAELGTGEAIVSAVEGGLGLAVVSSWVASKAIELGSVALVSEGHFPVVRPLWTVVPRTTPTRAAEAFLDHLRDTL encoded by the coding sequence ATGAACATCCCGCAGTTGCGCGCGTTCGTATCCGTCGTGGAGCACGGCTCGTTCTCCGGGGCCGCGCGTGTGACCGGGGTCTCTCAGCCGGCCGTCACCATGCAGGTCCAGGGCCTCGAGGCCGACCTCGGCGCGGCGCTGCTCGAGCGCCGTTACCGCCGGGTCGAGCTTACCGAGGCAGGACGCCTGCTGCTGCCGCACGCACGCAAGGTCCTCGACGAGATCGAGGCCGCGCGCGAGGCTATCGTCGACCTCGCGGGAACGGTCTCGGGCCATCTGGTCATCGCTGCGAGCACGACGCCGGGTCAGTACGTGCTGCCGAAGCTCCTCGGCGCGTTCCTTCGCGACCATCCCGACGTCAGCGTCGAGTTGCGCGTAATGGACACTGCCGCGGTCGTGCGCGCCGTCGAGGAGGGGGAGGCGCAGCTGGGAATGGTCGGCGCCCGCATGCCGGGCGAGCGAGTCGCGTACGAGGAACGAGGAAGCGACGACCTCGTGCTCATCTGCCCGCCCGGCGATGAGCTCGCGACCACCGAGGGCGTCAAGCTCTCGGCGCTGGCCGAGGAGCCTTTCGTCGTTCGCGAGCAGGGCTCGGGGACGCGCATCGCCTCCGAGGACGCTCTGCGCCGGGCGGGGCTCGACCCCGGCGAGCTGCGGGTCGTCGCCGAGCTCGGCACGGGAGAGGCGATCGTGAGCGCCGTCGAGGGCGGTCTCGGACTCGCAGTCGTGAGCAGCTGGGTCGCGAGCAAGGCGATCGAGCTCGGAAGCGTCGCCCTGGTCTCGGAGGGGCACTTCCCGGTCGTGCGCCCGTTGTGGACGGTCGTGCCGCGTACGACTCCGACTCGTGCCGCCGAGGCGTTCCTCGACCACCTGCGCGACACGCTCTGA
- the fdhD gene encoding formate dehydrogenase accessory sulfurtransferase FdhD, with product MNTTDDRIPVTAAVLAGGRSLRMGVDKTMLTVDGESLLARVVEVVAGVCAHTMVVTNRPEAVEDAGLSAGVQIHVDEVAHQGPLGGLVTALANASDDWVLAVAADMPWLSAGVVRALWAARDGARIVVPVTEKGPEPLLALYHVECLEAAREALATGRRRLVTLFGSVPVVEVSVEDLRAVDPDLRSLVNVNTPEDLAEVRDGSAPLGPEAPVRLSVFETATRRPRGLPSERPVTIHLNDVEVATVQASPADLDELAVGFLVSEGLLADRAAFRSVEADTKRGMVWVSSSESVPDDLVHKTRYLTSGCGTGVTFSSVGHARDLEHVDGGGPVDADALYGLMRLMSREAAAYRDTGGMHACALARGDALVLLREDVGRHNALDKLFGRAWLDGLSTGDAVLLTTGRISYEMAVKAAKARVPIVVSRTAVTDLAAEISGELGITLVGYARGGKLVVYTHPERVRTTEGRP from the coding sequence GTGAATACGACCGACGACCGCATCCCGGTCACCGCCGCTGTGCTCGCGGGGGGCCGCAGCCTGCGCATGGGTGTCGACAAGACGATGCTCACCGTGGACGGTGAATCGCTGCTGGCTAGAGTCGTCGAGGTGGTCGCGGGAGTGTGCGCGCACACGATGGTGGTCACCAACCGCCCCGAGGCGGTCGAGGACGCCGGACTCTCCGCGGGCGTGCAGATCCATGTCGACGAGGTCGCGCACCAAGGACCGCTCGGCGGGCTCGTGACCGCGCTCGCGAACGCGAGCGACGACTGGGTGCTGGCCGTCGCCGCGGACATGCCGTGGTTGAGCGCTGGGGTCGTGCGAGCCCTGTGGGCCGCTCGCGACGGTGCGCGCATAGTCGTTCCCGTGACGGAGAAGGGCCCCGAACCGCTTCTCGCGCTCTATCACGTCGAATGCCTCGAGGCCGCGCGCGAAGCGCTCGCGACGGGGCGTCGCCGTCTCGTCACGCTCTTCGGGAGCGTACCGGTCGTCGAAGTCTCCGTCGAAGACCTGCGCGCCGTCGATCCCGATCTTCGCAGTCTCGTGAACGTCAACACGCCCGAAGACCTTGCAGAGGTCCGCGACGGTTCGGCGCCGCTCGGTCCCGAGGCGCCGGTGCGACTGTCGGTCTTCGAGACCGCGACGCGCCGTCCCCGCGGTCTGCCGAGCGAGCGCCCCGTCACCATCCATCTCAACGACGTCGAGGTCGCGACGGTGCAGGCGAGCCCCGCCGACCTCGACGAACTCGCCGTCGGCTTCCTCGTCTCCGAAGGGCTCCTCGCCGACCGCGCCGCTTTCCGCAGTGTCGAGGCGGACACGAAGCGCGGGATGGTATGGGTCTCCAGCAGCGAGTCCGTCCCCGACGACCTCGTCCACAAGACGCGGTACCTCACGTCGGGGTGTGGGACGGGCGTGACGTTCTCCTCCGTGGGGCATGCGCGCGACCTCGAGCACGTCGATGGCGGCGGCCCCGTCGACGCCGACGCTCTCTACGGGCTCATGCGCCTCATGTCGCGCGAGGCCGCGGCCTATCGCGACACGGGCGGCATGCACGCCTGCGCTCTCGCCCGCGGAGACGCGCTCGTACTGCTGCGGGAAGACGTCGGACGGCACAACGCGCTCGACAAGCTGTTCGGCCGCGCCTGGCTCGACGGCCTGTCGACGGGCGACGCCGTGTTGCTCACCACCGGACGGATCAGCTACGAGATGGCGGTGAAGGCGGCGAAGGCCCGGGTACCTATCGTGGTGTCCCGTACCGCCGTGACCGACCTCGCCGCCGAGATCTCCGGCGAGCTGGGCATCACGCTCGTCGGATACGCGCGCGGAGGGAAGCTCGTGGTCTACACGCATCCGGAGCGGGTGCGCACGACGGAGGGCCGTCCATGA
- a CDS encoding energy-coupling factor ABC transporter permease — MSHIHIPDGVLPAWLWVSGWALALGLVWLASRRAVATDARRRVPLLGVVSALVLVSMSSEIVPLAYHVNLTVVAGVLLGPWLGLVSAFVVTLVLALLGHGGVTVVGLNALLIGAEMVVGGTLFRLLAGASASSRRVRGAAAISTVLTLAMTTAALVGIVALAGSSLAGGRETGALDPGSLRFDNPFSHGVVAVNTLRGESDAPARGMSTRRFAAVVFTLGPLGWAIEAAVTAAVLGYVARVRPGLVLAAGPARGEKRLPSHERGRR; from the coding sequence GTGTCGCACATCCACATCCCCGACGGCGTGCTCCCCGCTTGGCTGTGGGTGTCGGGATGGGCGCTCGCTCTCGGTCTGGTCTGGCTGGCGTCGCGGCGCGCGGTCGCGACCGACGCCCGACGCCGCGTGCCGCTGCTCGGGGTCGTCTCGGCACTCGTGCTGGTCTCGATGTCGAGCGAGATCGTGCCGCTCGCGTACCACGTCAATCTCACCGTCGTCGCCGGCGTTCTGCTCGGACCGTGGCTCGGTCTGGTCTCGGCGTTCGTGGTCACTCTCGTGCTCGCCCTCCTCGGCCACGGCGGCGTCACGGTGGTCGGATTGAACGCGCTCCTCATCGGAGCCGAGATGGTCGTCGGGGGGACGCTCTTCCGGCTGCTGGCGGGCGCAAGCGCGAGTTCGCGCCGCGTCCGGGGCGCGGCGGCCATCTCCACCGTGCTCACGCTGGCCATGACCACCGCCGCGCTCGTCGGCATCGTCGCGCTGGCCGGCTCGAGCCTGGCCGGCGGACGCGAGACGGGCGCGCTCGACCCCGGGAGCCTGCGGTTCGACAACCCGTTCTCGCACGGAGTGGTCGCTGTGAACACGCTCCGCGGTGAGAGCGATGCGCCCGCGCGCGGCATGTCCACGCGACGCTTCGCCGCCGTCGTCTTCACTCTCGGCCCCCTGGGCTGGGCGATCGAAGCGGCGGTGACCGCCGCTGTCCTCGGCTACGTGGCGCGCGTGCGACCCGGACTCGTCCTGGCCGCCGGACCGGCGCGCGGCGAGAAGCGCCTGCCTAGCCACGAGCGGGGGCGGCGCTGA
- a CDS encoding ATP-binding cassette domain-containing protein, with amino-acid sequence MNVASAVEEVVRVSCVRHRYEDGTSVHLCGLDFVAPRGSRVAILGPNGAGKTTLLFHILGLLEPQEGHVTVFGVEPAKRWREVRRRIGVVLQNVDEQLIAPTVLDDVAFSPRQYGLPEAECLSRARTSLDLLGVGDLAARVPHDLSGGEKRKVALAGALVMDPELLVLDEPFEGLDPAARGGLVELLGRLSAERGTTIVLSTHDIDSVPEFADFAYVLAPGGRIALSGTPADVFARPRELAESNITPPVLAELFAALRERDAGAPGPELSVAEAADAIVRWRAGIE; translated from the coding sequence GTGAACGTCGCGTCCGCCGTCGAAGAGGTCGTTCGCGTCTCGTGCGTGCGCCACCGCTACGAGGACGGCACCTCGGTCCACCTCTGCGGCCTGGACTTCGTGGCGCCGCGCGGCTCGCGCGTCGCCATACTCGGTCCGAACGGCGCGGGGAAGACCACGCTGCTCTTCCATATCCTCGGACTGCTCGAGCCCCAGGAGGGTCACGTCACCGTCTTCGGAGTCGAGCCCGCGAAGCGATGGCGAGAGGTGCGCCGGCGTATCGGGGTCGTGCTGCAGAACGTCGACGAGCAGCTCATCGCCCCGACCGTGCTGGACGACGTCGCGTTCTCGCCGCGCCAGTACGGCCTGCCCGAAGCGGAGTGTCTCTCCCGGGCGCGGACCTCGCTCGACCTCCTCGGCGTCGGCGACCTCGCCGCGCGCGTGCCGCACGACCTTTCCGGCGGAGAGAAGCGCAAGGTCGCGCTCGCAGGCGCCCTGGTGATGGACCCCGAGCTGCTCGTGCTCGACGAGCCTTTCGAGGGTCTCGACCCGGCGGCGCGCGGCGGCCTCGTCGAGCTGCTCGGGCGGCTGTCGGCCGAGCGCGGGACGACGATCGTCCTCTCCACGCACGACATCGACTCGGTCCCGGAGTTCGCCGACTTCGCCTACGTGCTCGCTCCCGGCGGGCGTATCGCGCTCTCGGGCACTCCCGCCGACGTATTCGCCCGGCCGCGCGAGCTCGCCGAGAGCAACATCACGCCGCCTGTGCTCGCTGAGCTCTTCGCGGCGCTGCGCGAGCGCGACGCCGGCGCGCCCGGCCCCGAGCTGTCGGTCGCCGAAGCCGCCGACGCGATCGTGCGATGGCGGGCAGGGATCGAGTGA
- a CDS encoding PIN domain-containing protein, protein MDRLFLDANVLVSAALKPDSGLTALWRLDGVRLLASPHVVVEARRNVPDLAAATRLGSLLTALAVLPVEPADFRIDDDPGLPDKDRPVLLAAIVSKADFLLTGDISHFGTCIGRTIASVRISLPGDYLRSR, encoded by the coding sequence ATGGACCGGCTCTTCCTCGACGCGAACGTGCTCGTCTCGGCGGCGCTGAAGCCGGACTCGGGACTTACCGCGCTCTGGCGCCTCGATGGCGTCCGGCTGCTCGCTTCCCCGCACGTCGTTGTCGAAGCGCGCCGGAACGTGCCCGACCTGGCGGCCGCTACGCGACTCGGATCGCTCCTCACAGCACTCGCCGTCCTGCCCGTCGAGCCGGCAGACTTCCGTATCGACGACGACCCAGGTCTGCCCGACAAGGACCGGCCGGTCCTCCTCGCCGCGATCGTGTCCAAGGCTGATTTCCTGCTCACGGGCGACATCTCGCACTTCGGGACGTGCATAGGGCGAACGATCGCTTCGGTGCGGA
- a CDS encoding ABC transporter ATP-binding protein — protein sequence MASPVSIGCEGLRLAFRGGFALDVPAFEVPAGTTSALLGPSGSGKSTLLHLLGLLEKPDAGRVLLGGRAVTSRDRDARLAMAAVFQRPWLARGTVADNVAYGLRLRGADTGGRRDAVERALGRVGLSGFGDRSVATLSGGESQRVALARALAVEPRVLLLDEPLASADPLLKRRLAREFADILRGESVTTLYVTHDQDEALVVADRIAVMNGGRIVAEGAADDVVGVPSDPWTASFLGVAPALLGTVVSSLDGLIEVDCGGATIAAVADVAVGSAVSLGVRPEDVLLFEPWSVPPVSSARNRLQAVVVEVTPRGATFQVGVDVGGVRLAASVSRAAVGELGLAPGSPVLAVFKATAVRVAHLSALAVP from the coding sequence ATGGCTTCCCCTGTCTCGATCGGCTGCGAAGGTCTGCGACTGGCGTTCCGCGGAGGGTTCGCACTCGACGTCCCTGCTTTCGAGGTCCCGGCGGGCACCACGTCCGCGTTGCTCGGGCCGTCGGGCTCGGGGAAGTCCACTCTGCTGCACCTGCTCGGGCTCCTCGAGAAGCCCGACGCCGGCCGGGTACTCCTCGGCGGGCGGGCCGTCACCTCCAGGGACCGGGACGCGCGCCTGGCGATGGCCGCCGTCTTCCAGCGGCCGTGGCTCGCGCGCGGGACTGTCGCCGACAACGTCGCGTACGGTCTGCGGCTTCGCGGCGCCGACACCGGCGGGCGGCGAGACGCGGTGGAGCGCGCGCTGGGCCGAGTCGGGCTCTCGGGCTTCGGCGACCGGTCGGTCGCCACGCTCTCCGGCGGAGAGTCGCAGCGAGTCGCGCTCGCCCGCGCGCTCGCGGTCGAGCCGCGGGTGCTTCTGCTCGACGAACCGCTCGCGTCGGCGGACCCGCTCCTGAAGCGACGGCTCGCCCGCGAGTTCGCCGACATCCTGCGCGGCGAGAGCGTGACGACCCTCTACGTCACGCATGACCAGGACGAGGCGCTGGTGGTCGCCGACCGCATCGCCGTGATGAACGGCGGCCGCATCGTCGCCGAGGGCGCGGCCGACGACGTCGTCGGGGTGCCCTCCGATCCGTGGACCGCGTCCTTCCTCGGCGTGGCGCCCGCGCTCCTCGGCACTGTCGTGTCGTCCCTCGACGGCCTCATCGAGGTCGACTGCGGCGGTGCGACCATCGCGGCCGTGGCCGACGTCGCCGTCGGTTCCGCGGTCTCGCTCGGTGTGCGTCCCGAGGATGTGCTGCTGTTCGAGCCGTGGTCGGTGCCGCCGGTCTCGTCGGCGCGCAATCGGCTTCAGGCGGTGGTCGTCGAAGTGACTCCTAGGGGAGCGACCTTCCAGGTGGGTGTGGATGTCGGTGGCGTGCGCCTTGCTGCCAGCGTCTCGCGTGCGGCGGTCGGCGAACTCGGGCTCGCACCCGGGTCTCCCGTGCTCGCGGTCTTCAAGGCGACGGCGGTCCGCGTGGCGCATCTCAGCGCCCTCGCGGTACCGTAG
- a CDS encoding ABC transporter permease — MGIYVDAAREGIVLLRSGDLDVWGVVATSLRVSLTAAVLALALGIPAGYVLGTRRSFGRRAMLVLANAGMGLPPVVVGLVVAMTLSRRGPLGGLGLLYSRPAMIIAQTIIAFPVVAAVSAAAVAAVPRELRLQARSLGAGPVQEALLALSEARMGLVAAVAAGFGAIISEVGAVMMVGGNLAGETRVMTTAIVQYSRMGRYGAALALGAVLLFLVVMVNIALTGLQTSGERWERG; from the coding sequence GTGGGCATCTACGTCGACGCGGCGCGGGAGGGCATCGTCCTGCTGCGCTCCGGAGACCTGGACGTGTGGGGCGTCGTCGCGACGTCGCTGCGCGTCTCGCTCACGGCCGCCGTCCTCGCTCTCGCGCTCGGTATCCCCGCGGGATACGTGCTGGGAACGCGCCGCTCGTTCGGGCGCCGCGCCATGCTCGTCCTCGCGAACGCCGGGATGGGGCTGCCGCCGGTCGTCGTCGGTCTCGTCGTCGCGATGACGCTGTCGCGACGCGGACCGCTCGGCGGCCTGGGGCTGCTCTACTCGCGTCCGGCGATGATCATCGCCCAGACGATCATCGCTTTCCCGGTCGTCGCGGCGGTATCCGCCGCCGCGGTGGCCGCCGTGCCCCGGGAGTTGCGGCTGCAGGCGCGCTCCCTGGGGGCGGGGCCGGTGCAGGAGGCGCTCCTCGCGCTGAGCGAGGCCAGGATGGGACTCGTCGCCGCGGTCGCGGCGGGTTTCGGCGCGATCATCTCCGAGGTCGGCGCCGTCATGATGGTCGGCGGCAACCTCGCGGGCGAGACGCGCGTCATGACGACCGCGATCGTCCAGTACTCCCGGATGGGCCGCTACGGCGCCGCTCTCGCGCTCGGCGCCGTGCTGCTCTTCCTCGTCGTGATGGTCAACATCGCGCTCACCGGGCTGCAGACGTCCGGCGAGCGCTGGGAGAGGGGATAG
- a CDS encoding substrate-binding domain-containing protein, translating to MHHRTVAPVLRRAASVLLAAVFLFSVVGCAAKPAPTTGKPTPELTELVLASTTSTQDSGLFDVLIPAFEKAFPQYKVKVIAVGTGEALKLGETKDADVLLVHSKADEVSFVASGFGVERRDVMYNDFIIVGPAADPAGIAGSKTTTDALDAIVAAKAVFVSRGDDSGTHKKEKKLWTAAGIEPAGAWYLSTGQGMGETLKVASEKGGYTLVDRATYLSMKDTVDMEVLLEGIKSLLNQYGVIVVTDAKNQAGGQVFADWIIGVEGQKVVGSYGVEKYGQQLFIPNAK from the coding sequence ATGCACCATCGTACCGTCGCGCCTGTCCTCAGGCGCGCGGCGAGTGTCCTGCTCGCCGCCGTGTTCCTCTTCTCTGTGGTGGGGTGTGCCGCCAAACCGGCCCCCACGACCGGGAAGCCCACTCCGGAGCTGACCGAGCTCGTGCTCGCGTCGACGACCTCGACGCAGGACTCCGGCCTCTTCGACGTGCTCATCCCGGCTTTCGAGAAGGCGTTCCCGCAGTACAAGGTCAAGGTCATCGCCGTCGGCACGGGCGAAGCGCTCAAGCTCGGCGAGACCAAGGACGCCGACGTCCTCCTCGTCCACAGCAAGGCGGACGAGGTGTCGTTCGTCGCGAGCGGCTTCGGCGTCGAGCGCCGCGACGTGATGTACAACGACTTCATCATCGTCGGTCCGGCCGCCGATCCCGCGGGCATCGCGGGCTCCAAGACCACCACCGACGCGCTAGACGCGATAGTCGCGGCGAAGGCGGTCTTCGTCTCGCGTGGCGACGATTCCGGCACCCACAAGAAGGAGAAGAAGTTGTGGACGGCGGCGGGGATCGAGCCCGCGGGCGCGTGGTACCTCTCGACCGGCCAGGGCATGGGCGAGACCCTCAAGGTCGCCTCGGAGAAGGGCGGCTACACGCTCGTCGACCGCGCGACCTATCTCTCCATGAAGGACACGGTCGACATGGAGGTCCTCCTCGAGGGCATCAAGTCGCTGCTCAACCAGTACGGCGTCATCGTCGTCACCGACGCCAAGAACCAGGCCGGCGGGCAGGTGTTCGCCGACTGGATCATCGGCGTCGAGGGGCAGAAGGTCGTCGGCTCGTACGGCGTCGAGAAGTACGGGCAGCAGCTCTTCATCCCGAACGCGAAGTAG